One genomic segment of Desulfomicrobium sp. ZS1 includes these proteins:
- a CDS encoding PAS domain-containing protein, producing the protein MMPTRENGLKTNPEQGQASEDLLRELESLRRRVTELEGITCAATQAEETLAHQDALMQAMLRNLPLDFWARDLNENIIIQSDASVRLWGDLSTTRVDDADVSEEIRSTWRSVNERVYEGEVLEGQKEYVLPNGEKRIFHDIVAPIRKGDETLGILGTNIDITEHVHSILALHKSEAHLASLLNSIDESAALLEPDGKVITVNKTFAARVGRTVEQCLGRSIYDFIPPEAAQTRKRMVEDLVRNARPVAFEDERHGRWMRHSLSPVLGSDGSVEAVAIFAMDLTERRRRETLLLARQRLGEYAINHSLKDLLRKALDEAETVTGSTLSFLHFLDEEQRTMTMQAWSTRTLRAGFMVQDKNLPYELGQSGVWADCVRLRQAVVHNDYAALGYKKGMPSGHPPLVRMMLLPVFRAEKIVAIVAMGNKPSDYTAEDVQALTELGTLLWDILEHKRAQEELAKSEALLNMTQRLSRIGGWQWDVAQGVMTWTRELYRLHGFSPDQFEPGSPEHIQNSHACYEPEDRELIRQAFENCVTHGLPYDLELGFTPVGGERIRIRTSGEAVWENGCVSKVLGTFQDITEKRALEQRYETLFQNMLDGFALHEIICDASGRPVDYRFLEVNPAFERHTGLAGKDIRGRTVREVLPLVEEVWIETYGKVALTGEPAFFEEYASAQDKFYQVSAFRPTPMRFACIFRDITDRKRYERDLRQAKDAAEAANVAKSEFLANMSHEIRTPLNGIMGILQVFDSQDLPGEQKKLLELANTSAGRLSGLLSDILDLARIESGKLAIQAAPFDPRELRASTLGLFALAAQGKNLSLEFILDGNLPPMLVGDESRLRQVLFNLVGNSLKFTGAGFVRVEVGPLPGGTEPRVLFCVTDSGPGISDHQLKDVFTPFVQGEDSYVRRHQGAGLGLAIVKRIVGLMDGCLCVDSAANGTTVCFSLPMSASAAGQAAIHDPAPVKGGADGHLAGLRILLVEDDAVSMFAARRVLEKAGHAVRTASDGSEVLPLLREHDFDVILMDVQLPVMDGLQATMGIRAETSLGDKSRIPIVAMTAYAMSGDREKFLAAGMDDYIAKPVSARELLDVLRRTGIRFPEKS; encoded by the coding sequence ATGATGCCCACACGAGAAAACGGCCTGAAGACTAATCCCGAGCAGGGACAGGCATCTGAAGATCTACTGCGTGAGCTTGAATCGCTGCGCCGCAGGGTGACCGAACTTGAAGGCATTACCTGCGCGGCAACACAGGCCGAGGAGACACTGGCTCACCAGGACGCGCTCATGCAGGCCATGCTGCGCAATCTGCCCCTGGATTTCTGGGCTCGGGATTTGAACGAGAACATCATCATACAAAGCGACGCCTCCGTGCGTCTGTGGGGCGATCTGTCCACCACCAGGGTCGATGACGCCGACGTTTCGGAGGAGATCCGCAGCACCTGGCGCTCGGTCAATGAGCGCGTCTATGAGGGGGAGGTCCTTGAGGGCCAAAAGGAATACGTCCTGCCAAACGGCGAGAAACGCATTTTTCACGACATCGTCGCTCCCATCCGCAAGGGCGACGAAACCCTGGGCATCCTCGGCACCAACATTGACATCACGGAGCATGTGCACAGCATCCTCGCCCTGCATAAAAGCGAGGCCCACCTGGCCTCCCTGCTCAATTCCATCGACGAGTCCGCGGCGCTGCTCGAACCGGACGGCAAGGTCATCACCGTCAACAAGACCTTTGCCGCCCGGGTGGGCAGGACCGTCGAACAATGCCTGGGCCGGTCCATCTATGATTTCATCCCCCCTGAAGCCGCGCAGACCCGCAAACGCATGGTCGAGGACCTGGTGCGCAACGCCCGGCCCGTGGCCTTCGAGGACGAACGGCATGGCCGCTGGATGCGCCACAGCCTGAGCCCGGTGCTCGGCTCCGACGGCTCGGTGGAGGCGGTGGCGATTTTCGCCATGGACCTGACCGAGCGCAGGCGTCGTGAAACCCTCCTGCTCGCCCGCCAGCGTCTCGGTGAATACGCCATCAACCATTCCCTCAAAGATCTCTTGCGCAAGGCCCTGGACGAGGCCGAAACCGTGACCGGCAGCACGCTGAGCTTCCTGCATTTCCTTGACGAGGAGCAGCGGACCATGACCATGCAGGCTTGGTCCACCAGGACGCTGCGTGCCGGCTTCATGGTCCAGGATAAAAACCTGCCCTATGAGCTGGGACAATCCGGGGTCTGGGCGGATTGCGTGCGCCTGCGCCAGGCAGTGGTCCACAACGACTACGCCGCCCTGGGATACAAGAAGGGGATGCCTTCCGGCCATCCGCCGCTGGTCCGCATGATGCTTTTGCCGGTCTTCCGGGCCGAGAAAATCGTGGCCATCGTGGCGATGGGCAACAAGCCGTCGGACTACACCGCCGAGGACGTGCAGGCCTTGACCGAGCTTGGCACCCTGCTGTGGGATATTCTGGAACACAAACGCGCCCAGGAGGAGCTGGCCAAGAGCGAAGCCCTCCTCAACATGACCCAGCGCCTGAGCCGCATTGGCGGCTGGCAGTGGGACGTGGCGCAGGGCGTCATGACCTGGACCCGGGAGCTCTACCGTCTGCACGGCTTTTCGCCCGATCAGTTCGAGCCGGGTTCGCCGGAGCATATCCAAAACAGCCATGCCTGTTACGAGCCCGAGGACCGGGAACTCATTCGCCAGGCATTCGAGAACTGCGTGACTCATGGCCTGCCCTATGACCTAGAGCTAGGGTTCACCCCGGTCGGCGGAGAGCGGATACGAATCCGCACCAGCGGGGAGGCGGTGTGGGAGAACGGGTGCGTGTCCAAGGTGCTCGGCACCTTTCAGGACATCACGGAAAAAAGGGCTCTGGAACAACGCTACGAGACCCTGTTCCAGAACATGCTGGACGGGTTCGCCCTGCACGAAATCATCTGCGATGCCTCAGGCCGGCCCGTTGATTACCGCTTCCTGGAGGTCAATCCGGCCTTCGAGCGGCACACCGGGCTTGCAGGCAAGGACATACGGGGCAGGACGGTGCGTGAAGTCCTGCCCCTGGTCGAAGAGGTCTGGATCGAAACCTACGGGAAGGTGGCGCTGACGGGAGAGCCTGCATTCTTCGAGGAATACGCCTCGGCCCAGGACAAATTCTACCAGGTCAGCGCGTTTCGTCCAACACCCATGCGCTTCGCCTGCATTTTCAGGGACATCACCGACCGCAAGCGCTACGAGCGGGACCTTCGCCAGGCCAAGGACGCCGCCGAGGCCGCCAATGTGGCCAAGTCGGAATTTCTGGCCAACATGAGTCACGAAATCCGCACCCCATTGAACGGCATCATGGGCATCCTGCAGGTGTTCGATTCCCAGGATCTTCCAGGCGAACAGAAAAAACTTCTCGAATTGGCCAACACCTCGGCCGGACGGCTAAGCGGCTTGCTCTCGGACATTCTCGATCTGGCCCGGATCGAATCCGGCAAACTGGCCATTCAGGCCGCGCCCTTCGATCCCCGCGAATTGCGGGCTTCCACCCTGGGACTGTTCGCCCTGGCCGCCCAGGGCAAGAACCTGAGCCTCGAATTCATCCTCGACGGCAACCTGCCGCCCATGCTGGTGGGAGACGAATCCCGGCTGCGCCAGGTGCTCTTCAACCTGGTGGGCAACTCTCTCAAATTCACCGGCGCCGGTTTCGTGAGGGTCGAGGTCGGTCCCTTGCCCGGCGGGACAGAGCCCAGGGTTCTCTTTTGCGTCACCGACTCCGGACCCGGAATTTCCGATCACCAGCTCAAGGATGTTTTCACCCCGTTTGTGCAGGGCGAAGATTCCTATGTCCGACGGCATCAGGGCGCGGGTTTGGGGCTTGCCATCGTCAAGCGCATCGTGGGACTGATGGACGGATGCCTGTGCGTGGACAGCGCCGCGAACGGGACCACGGTCTGTTTCTCCCTGCCCATGTCCGCCTCCGCCGCAGGCCAGGCCGCCATCCATGACCCGGCCCCCGTCAAGGGCGGAGCGGACGGCCATTTGGCAGGGCTGCGCATTCTCCTTGTCGAAGACGACGCCGTGAGCATGTTCGCGGCCCGGCGTGTCCTGGAAAAGGCCGGACACGCAGTCCGCACGGCGTCGGACGGCAGCGAGGTGCTGCCGCTGCTACGGGAACATGATTTCGATGTGATCCTCATGGACGTGCAGCTGCCGGTCATGGACGGGTTGCAGGCCACGATGGGAATCCGCGCCGAAACGTCCCTGGGAGACAAATCCCGCATCCCCATCGTGGCCATGACGGCCTACGCCATGAGTGGAGACCGGGAGAAGTTCCTGGCCGCCGGAATGGATGACTACATCGCCAAGCCCGTCAGCGCGCGCGAATTGCTGGACGTGCTGCGCAGGACGGGAATTCGCTTTCCGGAGAAATCATGA
- a CDS encoding PAS domain S-box protein, which produces MTAFAMSKDRERFLDAGMDDYIPKPVNMNTLVEAMVQGGGMQQDVSANFLGDGMKSSRLIDSAIPQALRCVARQFLPLVLFCLFPLSALAEGERVLFISSYHPGFPTFFQQTEGLRTELEPAGITLDVEFMDTKRFSETEYAALFLKHLRFKLKKIPAYDAFVVADDAALHFALEYRQELFAGRPVIFCGVNNQDLAHALSGTPGITGVIESISIRETLEAMWRLRPGLKTVYALVDGEPGGQGDLRTYLAQREFFSEKSLQVLGLDTMTWNELRDRLSALRQDEAVLLLSAYRDRDLITRSFEDALKFILEHTRVPVLHLWEHGLGQGIFGGRIISHTEQGRIAGQLTLKILAGTPAHSIPVVEGSEANRYVFDHAVLTRFGIKEFQLPSSSEVRGKPFSILSQYGTEIFVAVVFLVTLIALVAALISHIYRLRRAQVQITDSEKRYKALFDANADGILAADSATRRFVFANPAVCRMFGYSEEEFRALKVDDIHPQENLEEVLGNFNAQALGQKDTAEALPCLRRDGSVFAADIRSFLLGINGTSCAVGLFRDVTERSQILDALRQTQERLALAIAGSNDGIWDWDRVADQVYFSPRWKEIIGYEDHELRNDLEEWRSRIHPEDRERVLSVNNQFFSSDASHFVVEYRLRHKDGTYRWIMGRGTCLRDKDGVPCRMAGSHADITERKAMELELVSVRDAALAASVAKSAFLANMSHEIRTPLNGIMGMLQLLASSSLNEEQKNYVHMADVSGQRLTVLLSDILDISRIEAGKLLLTERAFDLEEMRTSIITLFSIPTQKKGIKLVVELAPDLPPRLIGDDLRLRQILFNLVGNAVKFTSEGFVQTQISVLSIQPDNACRLLFSVQDSGEGISDALLPIIFEPFVQGEGSYVRRHQGAGLGLAIVGRLMHMMGGSLAIDSSKEGTTICFSLNFKIPEATAKTTVARKHSEKTGHGNLRILLAEDDPVNMFAARRILEKAGHNVTPASDGGHAIELLRESEFDLILMDVQMPVMDGLEAAAVIRKDQTLGDKSRIPIVAMTAYAMSGDREKFLSGGMDGYIAKPLSCETLYEIISNVVARKNIEPKPFAKGVSNKKGTLESNP; this is translated from the coding sequence GTGACCGCTTTCGCCATGAGCAAGGACAGGGAGCGTTTCCTGGACGCGGGTATGGACGACTACATCCCCAAACCCGTGAACATGAATACCCTGGTTGAAGCCATGGTGCAGGGTGGTGGAATGCAACAGGATGTGAGTGCAAACTTTTTGGGGGATGGAATGAAGAGTTCACGTTTGATCGACAGCGCAATCCCGCAGGCGCTGCGGTGCGTTGCGCGGCAGTTCCTCCCCCTCGTGCTGTTCTGTCTGTTCCCGCTCTCTGCCTTGGCAGAAGGGGAGCGGGTGCTTTTCATCAGTTCCTATCATCCAGGCTTTCCAACCTTCTTTCAGCAAACCGAGGGGCTGCGTACGGAATTGGAACCGGCGGGCATCACCCTTGATGTCGAATTCATGGACACCAAGCGTTTTTCCGAAACCGAGTATGCGGCGCTTTTTTTGAAACATCTGCGCTTTAAACTGAAAAAAATCCCTGCCTACGACGCCTTCGTCGTCGCCGATGACGCTGCATTGCATTTCGCTCTGGAGTACCGTCAGGAACTCTTCGCAGGGAGACCCGTGATTTTTTGCGGCGTCAACAATCAGGACCTGGCCCACGCATTGAGCGGTACTCCAGGCATCACAGGCGTCATCGAATCCATTTCAATACGTGAGACTCTTGAAGCCATGTGGCGCTTGAGGCCCGGGTTGAAAACGGTCTACGCGCTGGTCGACGGGGAGCCTGGCGGTCAGGGCGACCTGCGCACCTATCTGGCGCAGCGTGAGTTTTTTTCCGAAAAAAGCCTCCAGGTTCTGGGCCTTGACACCATGACCTGGAACGAACTTCGGGACAGGCTTTCCGCTCTGCGGCAGGATGAAGCCGTCCTGCTGCTTTCCGCATATCGTGACCGTGACCTTATAACCAGGTCCTTTGAAGATGCTTTGAAATTCATTCTGGAGCACACGCGCGTGCCGGTGTTGCATCTCTGGGAACATGGTCTAGGCCAGGGAATCTTCGGTGGCAGGATCATCTCGCACACGGAGCAAGGGCGCATCGCGGGCCAGTTGACCCTGAAAATACTGGCGGGAACGCCTGCTCATTCAATACCTGTGGTCGAGGGCAGCGAGGCCAACCGTTATGTTTTTGACCATGCGGTCCTGACCCGCTTCGGCATCAAGGAATTCCAGCTACCTTCGAGCAGCGAAGTCCGGGGCAAGCCTTTCTCCATCCTTTCCCAATACGGTACGGAAATTTTTGTCGCGGTCGTGTTTCTGGTTACGCTGATAGCCCTTGTGGCGGCCCTGATCAGTCACATATATCGATTGCGCAGGGCACAGGTTCAGATCACGGACAGCGAGAAACGCTACAAGGCCCTCTTCGATGCCAACGCCGATGGAATCCTGGCCGCCGACAGCGCGACTCGGCGTTTTGTTTTCGCCAACCCCGCCGTGTGCCGGATGTTCGGCTACTCCGAAGAGGAGTTTCGCGCGTTGAAAGTGGACGATATTCATCCGCAGGAAAATCTTGAAGAGGTTCTCGGCAATTTTAACGCCCAGGCCCTCGGACAAAAAGACACTGCGGAAGCGCTGCCCTGTCTGCGTCGGGACGGCAGCGTTTTCGCGGCCGATATCCGCAGTTTTTTGCTCGGGATCAATGGAACGTCCTGCGCCGTGGGCCTTTTCCGGGACGTGACCGAGCGCAGCCAGATCCTTGATGCCTTGCGTCAGACTCAGGAGCGTCTGGCACTGGCCATTGCCGGCAGCAATGACGGCATCTGGGATTGGGACCGGGTTGCCGACCAGGTCTATTTTTCCCCGCGCTGGAAGGAGATCATCGGCTACGAGGATCACGAACTGCGCAACGACCTGGAGGAATGGCGAAGCAGGATTCATCCCGAGGACAGGGAGCGGGTGCTGTCCGTGAACAACCAGTTTTTCAGCAGCGATGCGTCCCACTTCGTCGTTGAATACAGGCTGCGCCACAAGGACGGAACCTACCGCTGGATCATGGGGCGCGGCACGTGCCTGCGCGACAAGGATGGCGTGCCATGCCGCATGGCCGGTTCGCACGCGGACATCACCGAGCGCAAGGCCATGGAACTTGAACTTGTCAGCGTCCGCGACGCTGCCCTGGCTGCAAGCGTTGCCAAGAGCGCCTTTCTGGCCAACATGAGCCACGAGATCCGCACGCCGTTGAACGGGATAATGGGCATGCTGCAACTCCTTGCCTCCTCCTCCCTGAATGAGGAGCAGAAGAACTATGTGCACATGGCCGATGTTTCGGGCCAGCGTCTGACCGTACTTTTGTCCGACATCCTGGATATCTCCCGGATCGAAGCCGGTAAACTCTTGTTGACGGAGCGTGCTTTTGACCTTGAAGAGATGCGGACTTCCATTATAACTCTTTTTTCAATCCCCACGCAGAAAAAGGGCATCAAACTTGTCGTTGAGCTGGCTCCTGATCTTCCTCCACGGTTGATCGGGGATGATTTGCGGCTGCGGCAGATTCTTTTCAATCTGGTCGGGAACGCGGTCAAATTTACCAGTGAAGGTTTCGTGCAAACGCAGATCAGCGTGCTGTCCATCCAACCCGACAATGCATGCCGACTTCTGTTTTCTGTCCAAGACAGCGGCGAGGGCATCAGCGATGCGCTCTTGCCCATTATTTTCGAACCTTTTGTGCAGGGCGAGGGATCTTATGTGCGCCGCCACCAGGGGGCAGGACTGGGCCTGGCCATTGTCGGACGGCTCATGCACATGATGGGCGGGTCGCTGGCCATCGACAGTTCAAAGGAAGGTACGACGATATGTTTTTCCCTGAACTTCAAGATCCCGGAAGCCACGGCAAAAACAACCGTCGCACGCAAACATTCTGAAAAGACAGGGCACGGAAATCTGCGTATTCTGCTCGCTGAGGACGATCCGGTGAACATGTTCGCCGCGCGGCGCATTCTGGAGAAGGCGGGACATAATGTCACCCCTGCCTCGGACGGAGGGCACGCCATTGAACTGCTGCGGGAGTCGGAGTTTGACCTTATCCTCATGGATGTGCAGATGCCGGTCATGGACGGTTTGGAAGCAGCAGCAGTGATTCGTAAAGATCAAACTCTGGGGGACAAATCCCGCATCCCCATCGTGGCCATGACGGCCTACGCCATGAGCGGTGACCGAGAGAAATTCTTGTCCGGGGGCATGGATGGCTATATCGCCAAACCCTTAAGCTGTGAGACTCTTTACGAAATCATTTCCAATGTCGTTGCCCGAAAAAATATCGAACCGAAGCCATTTGCAAAAGGTGTTTCAAACAAAAAAGGCACCCTGGAATCCAATCCTTAG
- a CDS encoding PAS domain S-box protein: MSALGSYLTERRKALAAKHSGYSIRSVAKRIGIHHSYLSKLERGENAPLTEERIHALARLLGEDPDLLMALSGKLSDRITGLIRSNPLLFLGSVEALEKQNASMPDAPALRKDLRKNELEELTRLLRDEIRERQVLESQLREQQRVQRTILENLQDVSVTLLDSQFRILWSNSPVTESPATFLDHHDLEKIEPARQNNPGESETGAFSTAWRAMKTRTVQNGTYRSPDGKHWLVRSAPVLDSHDNVTQIVHMQFEVTELMHAKQALEASEQRWKFALEGAQEAVWDYDVPSGRMQCSPSWYTMLGYKDGDLAPTITQWEALLHHDDRVPALNMLSAHFRGETDFYDFEYRLRCSDGSYKWIHSRGKLMEKSGIGTPMRIIGTNYDMSERKAAEEQILANEAFLENLLGSIEEGISVLAPDMTVRYANQTMTRWYAEEMPVVGRKCHQAFHRLGECCSRCPAVRTLRTGCNEFEILEIMSSTASRAIEFNAYPIKDAQSGLVTGVIVFVRDITSKRQIQQALTEIENKYHTIYEGAPIGMCTLDARGRFVSMNPSYARLYGYESSGKMMNAVRDASELFDSAEDWQRLRKMIQAQDEIFGFECRIRRADGSTIWTSRTIRVVRDARGELLHYDVFVEDIEARKALELLTGGPQ; encoded by the coding sequence ATGAGCGCACTAGGAAGTTATCTCACCGAGCGCAGAAAAGCACTCGCCGCCAAGCATTCCGGTTATTCAATCCGGAGCGTGGCCAAGCGTATCGGCATCCATCATTCCTACTTGAGCAAGCTGGAACGCGGTGAGAACGCGCCCCTGACGGAAGAGCGCATCCATGCCTTGGCCAGGCTTCTGGGAGAAGATCCGGATCTGCTCATGGCTCTGTCCGGCAAATTGTCCGATCGTATCACCGGACTCATCCGTTCAAATCCCCTGCTTTTTCTCGGCAGCGTGGAAGCGCTTGAAAAGCAGAACGCAAGCATGCCCGATGCTCCGGCCCTGCGCAAGGATCTGCGCAAAAACGAACTCGAAGAACTGACCCGCCTGCTGCGCGACGAAATACGGGAGCGCCAAGTCCTGGAGTCACAACTGCGCGAGCAGCAGCGGGTGCAGCGCACCATCCTGGAAAATCTGCAGGACGTGTCGGTGACGCTGCTGGATTCCCAGTTTCGCATTCTGTGGTCAAATTCGCCGGTTACCGAAAGCCCTGCCACTTTTCTGGATCACCATGATCTGGAGAAGATCGAGCCGGCACGCCAAAACAATCCAGGCGAATCCGAAACGGGAGCTTTCAGCACCGCCTGGCGGGCCATGAAGACCCGTACGGTGCAAAACGGGACATACAGGTCCCCGGATGGCAAGCATTGGCTGGTGCGCAGCGCTCCGGTGCTCGATTCTCATGACAACGTGACCCAGATCGTCCACATGCAGTTCGAGGTTACGGAGCTTATGCATGCCAAGCAGGCCCTGGAGGCCAGCGAGCAGCGCTGGAAATTCGCTCTGGAGGGAGCGCAGGAAGCCGTGTGGGATTATGATGTCCCGTCCGGAAGAATGCAGTGCTCACCTTCGTGGTACACGATGCTTGGCTACAAGGATGGGGACCTTGCGCCGACCATCACGCAATGGGAAGCCCTGCTCCACCACGATGACCGCGTTCCGGCTTTGAACATGCTTTCGGCCCATTTTCGCGGGGAAACGGATTTCTATGATTTTGAATATCGCCTGCGCTGCAGTGACGGTTCCTACAAATGGATCCACTCACGAGGCAAGCTCATGGAGAAAAGCGGCATTGGGACACCGATGCGCATTATCGGCACGAACTACGACATGAGCGAGCGCAAGGCGGCCGAAGAGCAGATCCTCGCCAACGAGGCTTTCCTTGAAAATCTGCTCGGCAGCATCGAGGAAGGAATCAGCGTGCTCGCTCCGGACATGACGGTTCGCTACGCAAACCAGACCATGACACGCTGGTATGCCGAAGAAATGCCCGTCGTGGGCCGCAAATGCCATCAGGCCTTTCATCGTCTGGGCGAGTGCTGCTCCCGCTGTCCGGCGGTCAGAACTCTGCGCACGGGTTGCAATGAATTCGAAATACTCGAAATCATGTCCTCAACGGCCTCGCGCGCCATCGAATTCAACGCATATCCAATCAAGGATGCGCAAAGCGGTCTGGTCACCGGGGTTATCGTCTTTGTGCGCGACATCACCTCCAAAAGACAGATTCAGCAAGCGCTGACCGAAATCGAGAACAAGTATCACACCATCTACGAAGGCGCGCCCATCGGCATGTGCACGTTGGACGCCCGTGGCCGGTTCGTGTCCATGAACCCCAGCTACGCCCGCCTGTATGGCTACGAGTCATCCGGCAAGATGATGAATGCCGTGCGCGACGCATCCGAGCTTTTTGATTCTGCTGAAGATTGGCAGCGGCTACGGAAGATGATCCAGGCGCAGGACGAAATTTTCGGATTCGAGTGCCGAATTCGCCGCGCCGACGGAAGCACAATCTGGACTTCCCGCACCATCCGCGTGGTTCGCGACGCCCGGGGCGAGCTTTTACATTATGATGTTTTTGTAGAGGATATCGAAGCCAGAAAGGCTCTTGAACTGCTTACGGGCGGTCCGCAATGA
- a CDS encoding methyl-accepting chemotaxis protein, with protein sequence MKNIKLGIKIGGGFGVLILIACALGGLAVFNMKSVEGDSIRLAREYVPEVEMANELERTSLLTMYAWRGYSLSEESSFLDEGRKQLAAVQQALSTAEKHAQTFPDLVKLKEQLVLTKSEVAEYASLADQTVSLVESMNDDRKALDSGAAAFMMNCADFLVSQNEAMQREITEGATSDRLAERLQKIVHINDVIDLVNDTRIKVWRAQATRDPKIIEEALPNFQKMDELFNRMKAITRVEINLKQIEGTREAGQQYRAAMLSLSEHWKALSEINVKRTKSGAGVLVTTQNTAEAGLEGTQKIADEAVTNLNSASTVMIGGLSVGVIIGILTAIFLTKGITGPVQMGVDFARKLAQGDLTAKLDVDQKDEVGILAQALREMVAKLREIVTEVQSASDNVASGSEELSASAEQLSQGATEQAASVEEVSSSMEEMGSNIRQNADNASQTEKIALKAALDAEAGGKAVVQAVGAMKNIAEKISIVEEIARQTNLLALNAAIEAARAGEHGKGFAVVAAEVRKLAERSGTAAAEISELSSSTVSVADQAGQMLVKLVPDIQRTAELVQEISAASNEQNAGAEQINKALQQLDQVIQQNASASEEMASTSEELSSQAEQLQSSISFFHLGATTARVTRQAAHRGRPQASRKAAPKALAAKGSASGLALDMGRDDEDDEFERF encoded by the coding sequence ATGAAAAACATCAAGTTGGGGATCAAGATCGGCGGAGGTTTCGGAGTTCTGATTCTTATCGCATGCGCTTTGGGTGGTTTGGCCGTGTTTAACATGAAGTCCGTCGAGGGAGATTCCATCCGGCTGGCCCGTGAGTATGTGCCTGAAGTCGAGATGGCCAATGAACTTGAACGCACGTCATTGCTGACCATGTATGCCTGGCGCGGCTATTCCTTATCAGAAGAAAGCTCTTTTTTGGATGAGGGGCGCAAACAACTGGCCGCTGTGCAACAGGCCTTGAGCACGGCCGAAAAGCATGCGCAGACATTTCCGGATCTAGTCAAACTGAAGGAACAGCTTGTCCTGACAAAAAGTGAAGTCGCCGAATATGCCAGCTTGGCGGATCAGACGGTTTCGCTGGTTGAAAGCATGAATGACGACCGCAAAGCCCTGGATTCGGGCGCGGCTGCCTTTATGATGAATTGCGCGGATTTTCTCGTATCCCAGAATGAAGCCATGCAAAGGGAAATCACCGAGGGGGCCACAAGCGACCGTCTCGCGGAGCGGCTGCAAAAGATCGTTCATATCAACGATGTCATTGATCTTGTCAACGACACGCGCATCAAGGTGTGGCGTGCCCAGGCCACCAGAGATCCAAAAATCATCGAGGAAGCGCTACCAAACTTTCAAAAGATGGACGAACTGTTCAACCGGATGAAAGCCATCACCCGGGTTGAAATCAATCTCAAACAAATAGAGGGCACCCGCGAGGCAGGGCAGCAATACAGGGCTGCCATGTTGAGCTTAAGTGAACATTGGAAGGCGTTGAGCGAGATCAACGTCAAGCGCACCAAATCCGGCGCGGGCGTGCTCGTTACTACCCAGAACACCGCGGAAGCCGGACTTGAAGGCACGCAAAAGATCGCCGACGAGGCTGTCACCAATCTGAACTCGGCCTCCACTGTTATGATCGGCGGCCTCAGCGTCGGCGTCATCATCGGCATCCTCACCGCCATTTTCCTGACCAAGGGTATCACCGGCCCGGTGCAGATGGGCGTGGATTTCGCCCGCAAGCTGGCCCAAGGCGACCTGACCGCCAAACTGGACGTGGACCAGAAGGACGAAGTCGGCATCCTGGCCCAGGCGCTGCGCGAAATGGTCGCCAAGCTGCGCGAGATCGTGACCGAGGTGCAGTCGGCCTCCGACAACGTGGCCTCGGGTTCTGAGGAACTGAGCGCTTCGGCCGAACAGCTCTCCCAGGGCGCGACCGAGCAGGCCGCCTCTGTTGAAGAGGTATCGTCGAGCATGGAAGAGATGGGCTCCAACATCCGCCAGAACGCCGACAACGCCTCCCAGACCGAAAAGATCGCCCTCAAGGCCGCCCTTGATGCCGAAGCCGGCGGCAAGGCCGTGGTTCAGGCCGTGGGCGCCATGAAGAACATCGCCGAGAAGATCTCCATCGTCGAAGAGATAGCCCGCCAGACCAACCTCTTGGCCCTCAATGCCGCCATCGAAGCTGCCCGCGCAGGCGAACACGGCAAGGGTTTCGCAGTGGTCGCGGCGGAAGTGCGCAAACTGGCCGAACGTAGCGGCACGGCCGCAGCCGAGATCAGCGAGCTGTCCTCCTCCACCGTCAGCGTGGCCGACCAGGCCGGACAGATGCTGGTCAAGCTGGTTCCGGACATTCAGCGCACGGCAGAGCTGGTGCAGGAGATATCCGCCGCTTCCAACGAACAGAACGCCGGTGCCGAACAGATCAACAAGGCCTTGCAGCAGCTTGACCAGGTCATTCAGCAGAACGCCTCGGCTTCCGAGGAAATGGCTTCCACTTCTGAAGAACTGTCCAGCCAGGCCGAGCAGCTGCAGTCCTCCATCTCCTTCTTCCATCTGGGCGCTACAACGGCCAGAGTCACCCGTCAGGCCGCCCATCGCGGACGGCCGCAGGCTTCCCGCAAGGCGGCTCCCAAGGCCCTGGCCGCCAAGGGATCAGCCAGCGGCCTGGCCCTTGATATGGGACGCGACGATGAAGATGATGAATTCGAACGTTTCTAA
- a CDS encoding chemotaxis protein CheW: MSDNTTLQYLTFGLGEEVFALETGSVREVIELVSVTRIPKTPAYMRGVINLRGHAVPVVDLRIKFDMPKTQDTVNTCIIIVDVEVEGENCYMGAIVDSVREVFEMTSDQINPPPRMGTSIRADFIRGMGKQNEEFIMILDIGRVFSPEELQVLRSTEEMEA, translated from the coding sequence ATGAGTGACAACACTACCCTGCAGTACCTGACCTTCGGTCTTGGCGAGGAGGTCTTTGCCCTGGAAACGGGTTCCGTGCGCGAGGTCATCGAACTCGTGTCCGTGACCCGCATCCCCAAGACGCCGGCCTACATGCGCGGGGTCATCAATCTGCGCGGCCATGCCGTGCCCGTGGTCGACCTGCGCATCAAGTTCGACATGCCAAAGACCCAGGATACTGTGAACACATGCATCATAATAGTAGATGTGGAAGTTGAAGGCGAAAACTGCTATATGGGCGCGATAGTTGACTCGGTCCGCGAAGTGTTCGAAATGACCAGCGACCAGATCAACCCGCCGCCGCGCATGGGTACGTCCATCAGGGCGGACTTCATCCGTGGCATGGGCAAGCAGAACGAGGAGTTCATCATGATCCTCGACATCGGCAGAGTCTTCTCCCCTGAAGAACTGCAGGTTCTGCGCAGCACTGAAGAAATGGAAGCGTAA